Proteins found in one Roseovarius pelagicus genomic segment:
- a CDS encoding amino acid ABC transporter ATP-binding protein: MAEAAQMKVSDEVAISIQKMNKWYGTFHVLRDIDLTVQRGERIVICGPSGSGKSTLIRCINALEEHQKGRIEVDGTVLSSDLKNIDKIRSEVGMCFQHFNLFPHLTILENCTLAPIWVRKTPKKEAEETAMHFLEKVKIPDQALKYPGQLSGGQQQRVAIARSLCMRPRIMLFDEPTSALDPEMIKEVLDTMIELAEEGMTMLCVTHEMGFARQVANRVIFMDQGQIVEQNEPEEFFNNPQSDRTQLFLSQILGH; encoded by the coding sequence ATGGCTGAAGCTGCACAAATGAAAGTCTCGGACGAGGTCGCGATCTCGATCCAGAAAATGAACAAATGGTACGGCACATTCCACGTTTTGCGCGATATTGACCTGACGGTACAACGGGGCGAACGGATCGTTATTTGCGGGCCTTCAGGTTCGGGGAAATCGACACTGATCCGGTGCATCAACGCGCTGGAAGAGCACCAGAAAGGTCGGATCGAAGTCGATGGCACGGTTCTGTCATCAGACCTGAAAAATATCGACAAGATCCGGTCGGAAGTTGGCATGTGCTTTCAACACTTCAACCTGTTTCCGCATTTGACCATCCTGGAGAACTGCACGCTGGCTCCGATCTGGGTACGCAAGACACCCAAGAAAGAAGCCGAAGAAACCGCGATGCATTTCCTTGAAAAGGTCAAGATTCCGGATCAGGCGTTGAAATACCCCGGCCAGTTGTCGGGTGGTCAGCAACAGCGTGTGGCAATCGCCCGGTCGCTGTGCATGCGTCCGCGTATCATGCTCTTTGACGAGCCGACGTCGGCGTTGGACCCTGAGATGATCAAAGAGGTTCTCGATACCATGATCGAGTTGGCCGAAGAAGGCATGACCATGCTCTGCGTCACGCACGAGATGGGCTTTGCTCGTCAGGTGGCGAACCGGGTGATCTTTATGGATCAGGGGCAGATTGTTGAACAGAACGAGCCGGAAGAGTTCTTTAACAATCCGCAATCAGATCGGACGCAATTGTTCCTGAGCCAAATTCTGGGACATTAA
- a CDS encoding amino acid ABC transporter permease — MSDTHAQTVAFVRETALPPAPPPASEAGVVGWMRQNLFATWANSLLTVAAFYVIYLLLSGTLPWVLNGIWNTDSLAECRETLQGQVAACFSVLTERWHQLLFGFKYPPEFYWRPGIAFLLLFLAAAPVLFFDLPRKLLIFTAIYPFLAYWLIWGGTIWSPVFVALGIAAGYVVFERFGKQSFATGFFGGIAAAAVVWMLAGYITPMIAPEQPYLEAVQSRDMGGFMLNMILGVVCVSLSLPIGIALALGRQSSMPLIKWICVVFIEFIRGVPLITLLFVANVVLAYFLPPGTTFDLILRVIIMITMFASAYIAEVIRGGLAALPTGQYEAADSLGLDYPQAMRLIILPQALKISIPGIVNVAVGLFKDTTLVSVISMFDLVGMIRGPILASTEWNGVYWELFSFAAVLFFVVCYGISQYSQWLERRLATDHR, encoded by the coding sequence ATGTCCGATACACATGCACAAACGGTCGCGTTCGTTCGCGAAACGGCTCTGCCACCGGCCCCTCCGCCAGCCTCTGAGGCGGGCGTGGTCGGCTGGATGCGGCAAAACCTGTTTGCCACCTGGGCCAACAGCCTGCTGACCGTTGCGGCGTTCTACGTGATTTACCTACTCTTGTCAGGCACGCTGCCTTGGGTGCTGAACGGCATCTGGAACACTGACAGTCTGGCGGAATGCCGCGAGACCCTCCAGGGGCAAGTGGCGGCCTGTTTCTCGGTTCTGACGGAACGGTGGCATCAGTTGCTGTTCGGGTTCAAATACCCGCCCGAGTTCTACTGGCGGCCGGGGATCGCCTTCTTGCTGCTGTTTCTTGCTGCGGCGCCGGTCCTGTTCTTTGACCTGCCGCGCAAGCTGCTGATCTTTACAGCGATCTATCCATTTCTGGCCTACTGGCTGATCTGGGGTGGCACGATCTGGTCACCGGTCTTTGTCGCGCTGGGGATCGCAGCGGGCTATGTCGTCTTTGAACGGTTTGGCAAGCAGAGCTTTGCTACCGGTTTCTTTGGCGGGATCGCTGCGGCGGCTGTGGTCTGGATGTTGGCCGGGTACATCACACCGATGATTGCGCCCGAGCAGCCCTATCTGGAAGCGGTGCAGTCACGGGATATGGGTGGCTTCATGCTGAACATGATCCTTGGGGTGGTCTGCGTATCGTTGTCCTTGCCGATCGGCATTGCGCTGGCGCTGGGGCGGCAATCGTCGATGCCACTGATCAAGTGGATCTGCGTGGTGTTCATCGAGTTCATCCGCGGCGTGCCGCTGATCACACTGCTGTTCGTGGCGAACGTGGTCTTGGCTTACTTCCTGCCACCGGGCACGACCTTTGACCTGATCCTGCGGGTGATTATTATGATCACGATGTTCGCCTCGGCCTATATCGCCGAAGTGATCCGGGGCGGCCTCGCCGCTCTGCCAACAGGTCAATACGAGGCGGCGGATTCGCTTGGGCTGGATTATCCGCAGGCAATGCGGCTGATCATTCTGCCGCAAGCGTTGAAAATCTCGATCCCTGGTATCGTGAACGTGGCCGTCGGCCTGTTCAAGGACACGACACTGGTTTCGGTGATTTCGATGTTCGATCTCGTCGGCATGATCCGTGGTCCGATCCTGGCCTCAACCGAATGGAATGGTGTCTATTGGGAGCTGTTCAGCTTCGCCGCCGTTCTATTCTTTGTCGTATGCTACGGCATTTCCCAATACTCGCAGTGGCTTGAGCGTCGTCTTGCCACCGATCACCGTTAA
- a CDS encoding amino acid ABC transporter substrate-binding protein, translating to MKKSVFLGALTVAGLAAGVAAAGTQDDVKARGKLNCGVTTGLVGFAAPDANGVWQGFDVSVCRAVAAAVLGDANAVEFVPTTGKTRFTALASGEIDMLARNTTWTFSRDVDLKFEFVGINYYDGQGFMVPKALGVSSAKELDGATVCIQTGTTTELNLADFFRKNNISYEPVPVETNAEGQQQYLAGACDTYTTDASGLAATRAAFENPADHVILPEIVSKEPLGPLVRHGDNEWADTVRWTLNALIAAEELGVTSANVGEMSMEAGSSPEVNRLLGTEGNLGEMLGLDADWAKKAIMAGGNYGELFEKNIGENTPIGLARGLNAQWTDGGLLYTPPFR from the coding sequence ATGAAAAAATCCGTATTTCTTGGCGCGCTGACCGTCGCCGGTCTTGCTGCTGGCGTTGCCGCGGCGGGAACGCAAGACGATGTCAAAGCACGCGGTAAGCTGAACTGCGGCGTTACCACGGGTCTGGTGGGCTTTGCGGCTCCCGATGCGAACGGCGTCTGGCAGGGCTTTGACGTAAGCGTCTGCCGCGCGGTTGCTGCTGCGGTTCTGGGTGATGCAAACGCTGTTGAATTCGTTCCAACCACCGGCAAGACACGCTTTACTGCGCTTGCGTCGGGTGAAATCGACATGCTGGCACGTAACACGACCTGGACATTCAGCCGTGACGTTGACCTGAAGTTCGAATTCGTCGGCATCAACTACTACGATGGTCAGGGCTTCATGGTTCCCAAAGCACTGGGCGTCAGCTCGGCCAAGGAACTGGACGGCGCGACCGTCTGCATCCAGACCGGCACCACTACCGAGCTGAACCTCGCGGACTTCTTCCGCAAGAACAACATCAGCTACGAACCGGTCCCGGTTGAAACCAATGCTGAAGGTCAGCAACAGTATCTGGCCGGTGCGTGCGACACGTACACCACCGATGCTTCGGGTCTGGCCGCGACACGCGCCGCGTTCGAAAACCCCGCAGATCACGTCATCCTGCCCGAAATCGTCTCGAAAGAGCCGCTCGGTCCGCTTGTTCGCCACGGCGACAACGAATGGGCTGACACTGTGCGCTGGACACTGAACGCACTGATCGCAGCCGAAGAGCTGGGCGTCACAAGCGCCAATGTCGGCGAAATGTCGATGGAAGCAGGCAGCAGCCCCGAAGTGAACCGTCTGCTGGGCACCGAAGGCAACCTTGGCGAAATGCTGGGTCTTGATGCTGACTGGGCCAAGAAAGCCATCATGGCTGGCGGCAACTACGGTGAGCTGTTCGAGAAGAACATCGGTGAGAACACTCCTATTGGTCTGGCGCGTGGTCTGAACGCACAGTGGACCGATGGCGGTCTGCTCTACACACCTCCGTTCCGCTAA
- a CDS encoding SixA phosphatase family protein gives MTRRLILIRHAKSSWDVPVRNDHARTLNDRGRRAATALGTWLRREGYVPGAILSSSSERTRETAARLGFDVPSEYTNALYHAGPRRMRAALNGATASCVLMLGHNPGIAEFADLLVDKHPNHPRFLDYPTGATLVVDFPIESWEKVELGTGHVVDFVIPRELSE, from the coding sequence ATGACCCGTCGCCTGATCCTGATTCGCCATGCCAAATCCAGCTGGGATGTACCGGTCCGAAACGACCACGCTCGCACGCTGAATGACCGCGGTCGCCGGGCCGCCACAGCCTTGGGCACATGGCTGCGAAGGGAAGGTTATGTGCCGGGCGCCATCCTCAGCTCTTCGTCGGAACGCACACGCGAAACGGCCGCCAGGTTGGGGTTTGATGTGCCGTCGGAATACACGAATGCCCTCTATCATGCAGGCCCACGCAGGATGCGGGCAGCATTGAATGGTGCGACCGCATCCTGCGTGCTGATGCTGGGTCACAATCCGGGTATCGCCGAGTTCGCTGACTTGTTGGTAGACAAGCACCCCAACCACCCGCGTTTCCTCGACTATCCGACCGGCGCAACGCTGGTGGTGGATTTTCCGATCGAGAGTTGGGAGAAGGTCGAGCTTGGGACCGGGCACGTGGTCGACTTCGTCATACCGCGCGAACTGTCCGAATGA
- the argB gene encoding acetylglutamate kinase yields the protein MKKRDMNRDWIATARTLSEALPYLQRYDDAIVVIKFGGHAMGDDDAMETFARDIVLMRQVGVNPVIVHGGGPMINEMLDKLAIKSEFVNGKRVTDAATMEVVEMVLSGRVNKRIVQAINAQGGRAVGLSGKDANLVMCDPADPALGFVGAPNRIDPGILHTLFRDDAIPVIAPLGAGDNGETFNINGDTMAGAIAAALKADRLLLLTDVDGVRDASGEVVTELTADQIRAMTTDGTIAGGMIPKTETALAAIEGGVRAVVILDGRAPNAPLLELFTDHGAGSIIRRG from the coding sequence ATGAAGAAACGTGACATGAACCGCGATTGGATCGCCACCGCACGCACGCTGTCAGAGGCGTTGCCCTATCTACAACGCTATGACGATGCCATCGTCGTGATCAAATTCGGTGGTCACGCGATGGGTGACGACGACGCCATGGAGACGTTTGCACGCGATATCGTGCTGATGCGTCAGGTTGGCGTAAACCCGGTGATCGTCCACGGTGGCGGCCCGATGATAAACGAGATGCTGGACAAGCTGGCCATCAAGTCAGAATTCGTCAATGGCAAACGCGTGACCGATGCCGCAACGATGGAAGTCGTCGAAATGGTGCTCTCGGGTCGCGTCAATAAACGCATCGTACAGGCAATCAACGCCCAAGGTGGCCGTGCTGTAGGGCTGTCGGGCAAGGACGCGAATCTGGTAATGTGCGATCCGGCCGATCCGGCACTTGGCTTCGTCGGCGCGCCCAACCGGATTGATCCGGGTATTCTGCACACCTTGTTCCGCGACGATGCAATTCCGGTCATTGCCCCTTTGGGGGCGGGCGACAATGGCGAAACGTTCAACATCAACGGCGACACGATGGCTGGCGCGATTGCTGCCGCGCTCAAGGCCGATCGCCTGCTGCTGCTCACGGATGTGGACGGCGTGCGCGATGCCTCTGGTGAGGTGGTGACGGAACTGACCGCTGATCAGATCCGCGCTATGACGACAGATGGCACCATAGCGGGCGGTATGATCCCCAAAACGGAAACAGCGCTGGCGGCCATTGAAGGTGGGGTTCGTGCCGTGGTCATTCTGGACGGGCGCGCGCCCAATGCGCCCCTGTTGGAATTGTTCACCGATCACGGGGCCGGCTCGATCATTCGCAGGGGATAG
- a CDS encoding amino acid ABC transporter permease, translating to MTALTDPPKESFRLSMLINDTRYRSLTFQAIALLVLISAVAYLASNLMANLAAAGLNISYDFLGDPAGYDINQTLIGYTSQSAHLQAAWVGILNTLLVAFLACITATILGVFAGVMRLSNNWLVRKLMSGYVEIFRNIPVLIWILIIYAIMTVSLPAPNAFRGDSPESTMLLDSFAFTNRGIYIPSPIWGAGSIVVVLTFVASIIGVFAYRRYAKKLLFSTGKLLPMGWPSLAILFVPTILMFFIMGQPITLDYPELKGFNFRGGLKIGAPLIALWVALSVYTGAFIAENVRAGILAVSKGQTEAAAALGLRPGRIMNLVVLPQALRVIIPPLISQYLNITKNSSLAIAVGYADITATLGGITLNQTGRAIECVLLLMLFYLVISLGISAIMNTYNNAVKLKER from the coding sequence ATGACCGCTCTCACCGACCCTCCCAAGGAGTCGTTCCGTCTGTCGATGCTGATCAACGACACGCGGTACCGGTCGCTGACGTTCCAGGCAATCGCACTTCTCGTATTGATATCTGCGGTGGCCTATCTGGCTTCGAATCTGATGGCGAACCTCGCCGCAGCAGGCCTGAACATCAGCTACGACTTTCTTGGTGATCCAGCCGGATATGACATCAACCAGACACTGATCGGCTATACCAGCCAATCCGCGCATTTGCAGGCGGCTTGGGTCGGTATCCTGAACACGCTGCTGGTGGCGTTTCTGGCCTGTATCACTGCAACGATCCTTGGCGTTTTCGCCGGTGTCATGCGGCTTTCTAACAACTGGCTCGTGCGCAAGCTCATGTCCGGGTATGTCGAGATTTTTCGCAACATCCCGGTGCTGATCTGGATCCTGATCATCTATGCGATCATGACCGTATCGTTACCCGCGCCCAATGCGTTCCGCGGGGATTCACCCGAATCGACGATGCTGCTGGACAGCTTTGCCTTTACCAACCGTGGTATCTACATCCCTTCCCCGATCTGGGGCGCGGGATCGATCGTTGTTGTGCTGACCTTTGTCGCGTCGATCATCGGTGTGTTCGCCTATCGCCGCTATGCAAAGAAGCTGCTGTTCAGCACGGGTAAGCTGCTGCCGATGGGGTGGCCGTCGCTGGCGATCCTTTTCGTGCCGACGATCCTGATGTTTTTCATCATGGGGCAGCCAATCACGCTGGATTACCCTGAATTGAAGGGCTTCAACTTTCGCGGGGGCCTGAAAATTGGCGCACCTTTGATCGCGCTATGGGTCGCCCTGTCCGTCTATACCGGTGCCTTTATCGCCGAGAATGTTCGGGCGGGTATTCTTGCTGTGAGCAAAGGACAGACCGAAGCCGCAGCTGCGCTGGGCTTGCGTCCGGGCCGGATCATGAATCTGGTGGTGCTGCCTCAGGCGCTGCGGGTGATTATTCCGCCGCTGATTTCGCAATACCTGAACATCACCAAGAACTCTTCGCTGGCGATTGCGGTGGGGTATGCCGACATCACGGCAACGCTGGGCGGCATCACGCTGAACCAGACGGGCCGGGCAATCGAGTGTGTTCTTTTGCTGATGCTCTTCTACCTCGTCATTTCGTTGGGCATCTCGGCGATTATGAACACCTACAACAACGCTGTTAAGCTGAAGGAGCGCTAG
- a CDS encoding ferredoxin: MAAVSQELTYDSIASAADAECLSIMGGLYEDGGTLILLGPGTGFWPHFRTSPEMQDGAPHPVDRWSTRVLGALADTLNAEAIFPFGGPPYQPFLRWAMATGRAWQSPAGMLVHDEAGLMVSYRGALRWDATIALSAPPDAPPCVTCDGQPCMTACPVDALSAETGYDVAACHAYLDTEAGQDCMTQGCRARRACPVSQRFDRAPEQSALHMQSFHPVGRPT; the protein is encoded by the coding sequence ATGGCTGCCGTTTCGCAAGAATTAACCTATGACAGCATCGCCTCTGCCGCTGACGCAGAGTGCCTCAGCATCATGGGAGGGCTGTACGAGGATGGTGGCACCCTGATCTTGCTGGGTCCCGGTACAGGGTTTTGGCCGCATTTCCGCACCAGCCCGGAAATGCAGGATGGCGCGCCCCACCCTGTGGACCGGTGGTCTACCCGCGTATTGGGGGCATTGGCCGACACGCTAAATGCCGAGGCGATCTTTCCCTTTGGCGGCCCGCCCTATCAACCGTTCCTGCGATGGGCGATGGCGACTGGACGTGCATGGCAAAGCCCGGCAGGCATGTTGGTGCATGATGAGGCCGGATTGATGGTATCCTATCGCGGCGCGTTGCGCTGGGACGCAACGATCGCGCTGTCTGCTCCCCCCGATGCGCCGCCCTGCGTCACCTGCGACGGTCAGCCCTGCATGACGGCCTGCCCGGTCGATGCGCTCAGCGCCGAAACCGGCTATGACGTGGCAGCGTGCCATGCATATCTGGACACGGAGGCCGGGCAGGATTGCATGACACAGGGATGCCGCGCGCGGCGCGCCTGCCCTGTCAGTCAGCGATTTGACCGTGCGCCGGAGCAATCTGCTCTGCATATGCAAAGCTTCCACCCTGTAGGACGCCCGACCTGA